A genomic segment from Athene noctua chromosome 36, bAthNoc1.hap1.1, whole genome shotgun sequence encodes:
- the LOC141972836 gene encoding acrosin-like: MALAVMDLLRLLVVLALCRPAQGTWDSCGRTCGLRNVAADDGTSPVLGGKDALAGSQPWIVSIQDPWAAGTGHVCGGSLISPQWVLTAAHCFLEARNVTMWRVVVGATRLTQLGPEAQVRNIKRLLVHADYRNIPHRQDVALLELDQPVQCSRSVQLACVPDVSLNVSELTPCYVSGWRASTASGETTDVLQESEVRLIDLNVCNASRWYAGALHPHSLCAVSAQGGIDTCQGDSGGPLVCRDSTADYFWLVGVTSWGTGCTRANRPGIYTSTQHFYSWILEQMGLSPEVTAAPTSGPAFPSTPLQTPRPTATPSGGFSSDTLLPQKLVPFFTWLQELVQNLISLEDTPGDGSSHVHEAATGESSWG; this comes from the exons atggcaCTGGCAGTGATGGATCTGCTCCGTCTCCTCGTcgtgctggccctgtgccggcctgcgCAGGGcacctgggacagctgtgg ACGGACCTGCGGACTCCGGAACGTGGCTGCTGACGACGGCACCTCGCCTGTGCTCGGGGGAAAAGACGCCCTGGCAGGGTCCcagccctggatcgtcagcatccaggatccctgggcagcaggcacgggacatgtgtgtggagggtccctcataaGCCCacagtgggtcctgacagcagcccactgcttcctcgaggccag gaaCGTCACCatgtggcgcgtggtggtcggggccacccgCTTGACCCAGCTGGGCCCGGAGGCCCAAGTGCGGAATATCAAGCGGCTTCTGGTTCACGCGGACTATAGGAACATCCCGCACAGGCAGGACGttgcgctgctggagttggaccagcctgtgcagtgcagcCGCTCCGtccagctcgcctgcgtgcccgACGTCTCGCTGAACGTGTCCGAGCTGACGccctgctacgtcagcggctggagGGCCTCGACGGCGAgcggtga AAcaacggatgtcctgcaggagtcCGAGGTCCGCCTCATCGACCTCAACGTCTGCAACgccagccggtggtacgcaggggccctccacccccacagccTGTGCGCTGTCTCcgcgcagggcggcatcgacacgtgccag ggggacagcggcggtcctctcgtctgcagagacagcactgctgactacttctggctcgttggggtgaccagctgggggacaGGCTGCACGAGAGCAAaccggcctggaatctacacctccactcagcacttttacagctggatcctggaacagatggggctgagCCCAGAAGTAACGGCTGCTCCGACGTCAGGGCCGGCCTTCCcatcaacccccttgcagacgccgaGGCCAACAGCAACCCCATCAGGCGGCTTCAGCTCCGACACCCTTCTACCGCAGAAGTTGGTGCCATTCTTCACCTGGTTGCAGGAGCTGGTGCAGAACCT